In the genome of Streptomyces collinus, one region contains:
- a CDS encoding ArsR/SmtB family transcription factor, with protein sequence MTTRDPRATALARFAALFADETRAACLLALLDGRAWTAGELARHAGVAASTLSEHLGRLVAGGLLTEERQGRHRYVRLADARIAQLVEDLASQVPSGTAVRPRNLRESSAGSAMTRGRTCYDHLAGRLGIAVTDALTARGLLEQETGFALTGAGLAWFASAGIGLERRGRRPLARACLDWTERRPHLAGVAGAALCRHALDTGWCVRIGSERAVKVTAAGERALWDLLGVEAVALR encoded by the coding sequence ATGACGACGAGGGACCCACGGGCCACGGCCCTGGCCCGGTTCGCCGCGCTGTTCGCGGACGAGACCCGGGCCGCGTGCCTGCTGGCGCTGCTCGACGGCCGGGCCTGGACCGCCGGCGAGCTGGCACGGCACGCGGGGGTGGCCGCCTCGACGCTGAGCGAGCACCTGGGCCGGCTCGTCGCGGGCGGGCTGCTCACCGAGGAGCGGCAGGGCCGGCACCGCTACGTCCGGCTGGCCGACGCCCGGATCGCCCAGCTGGTGGAGGATCTCGCCTCCCAGGTCCCGTCGGGCACCGCCGTACGGCCGCGGAACCTGCGGGAGTCGAGCGCCGGCTCGGCGATGACCCGGGGCCGTACGTGTTACGACCATCTCGCCGGGCGGCTCGGCATCGCGGTCACCGACGCGCTGACGGCCCGCGGGCTGCTGGAGCAGGAGACGGGGTTCGCGCTCACCGGCGCCGGGCTGGCGTGGTTCGCGTCGGCCGGGATCGGCCTGGAGCGGCGGGGCCGTCGTCCCCTGGCCCGGGCCTGTCTCGACTGGACCGAACGCCGCCCTCACCTGGCGGGCGTCGCGGGCGCGGCCCTGTGCCGGCACGCCCTGGACACGGGCTGGTGCGTGCGCATCGGCTCGGAGCGGGCCGTGAAGGTGACGGCGGCCGGTGAGCGGGCCCTGTGGGACCTGCTGGGGGTGGAGGCGGTGGCGTTGCGATAG
- a CDS encoding MFS transporter: MDTAPSAQPATTTPAVGNRRRVATAAALASAVEWYDYFVFGIAAALVLGDLYFPAGSTTAGVLASFATFAVGFLARPIGGIVAGHLGDQRGRKPMLVLALTLMGVATTGIGLLPTYDTIGVAAPILLVLLRVAQGVAVGAQWGGAMLLATEYAPEGKRGVYGSVVQLGVPIGVVTANTVFLLAGALTTDSAFASWGWRVPFLVGLLVLALAWYIHTRVEETPAFREAERALAEKEKSEKNSPLRTILRGHLGTVLLAGGSFAVNTATFYILITGVLDYTTRELDMKKSAVLTVSLCVSLTQLVLIPASAALSDRVGRIRIYALGAVGIALWAVPLFLLIDTGSLLWLAVGTFVASCFLSIMYGPQAALFAELFTPEMRYTGASLGYQIAAVAGGGLAPFMMVLLLEATGTSMAVSGYIIVLSVIALVSIKILADRARAAEAQAGPETKAGSAD, encoded by the coding sequence ATGGACACGGCACCTTCCGCTCAGCCCGCCACGACCACGCCCGCCGTCGGCAACCGCCGTCGCGTGGCCACCGCGGCGGCGCTCGCCTCGGCCGTCGAGTGGTACGACTACTTCGTCTTCGGCATCGCCGCCGCCCTCGTACTCGGCGATCTCTACTTCCCCGCCGGGAGCACCACGGCAGGCGTCCTCGCCTCGTTCGCCACCTTCGCCGTCGGCTTCCTCGCCCGGCCCATCGGCGGCATCGTCGCCGGGCACCTCGGCGACCAGCGCGGACGCAAGCCGATGCTGGTCCTCGCGCTCACCCTGATGGGCGTGGCCACCACCGGCATCGGCCTGCTGCCCACGTACGACACCATCGGCGTCGCCGCCCCGATCCTCCTCGTGCTGCTGCGCGTCGCCCAGGGCGTCGCCGTCGGCGCCCAGTGGGGCGGCGCGATGCTCCTGGCCACCGAGTACGCCCCGGAGGGCAAGCGCGGCGTCTACGGCAGCGTCGTCCAGCTCGGCGTCCCCATCGGCGTGGTCACCGCCAACACCGTCTTCCTGCTGGCCGGCGCCCTCACCACCGACTCGGCGTTCGCGTCCTGGGGCTGGCGCGTGCCGTTCCTGGTCGGCCTGCTGGTCCTGGCCCTCGCCTGGTACATCCACACGCGGGTCGAGGAGACCCCGGCGTTCCGGGAGGCCGAACGGGCGCTCGCCGAGAAGGAGAAGTCCGAGAAGAACTCGCCGCTGCGCACGATCCTGCGCGGCCACCTGGGCACGGTGCTCCTGGCCGGCGGCTCCTTCGCCGTGAACACCGCCACCTTCTACATCCTCATCACCGGCGTCCTCGACTACACGACCCGCGAGCTGGACATGAAGAAGAGCGCGGTGCTCACCGTCTCGCTCTGCGTCAGCCTCACCCAGCTGGTGCTGATCCCGGCCTCCGCCGCGCTCTCCGACCGCGTCGGCCGCATCCGGATCTACGCCCTCGGCGCCGTGGGCATCGCGCTGTGGGCCGTACCGCTCTTCCTGCTGATCGACACCGGCTCGCTGCTCTGGCTCGCGGTCGGCACGTTCGTCGCCAGCTGCTTCCTGAGCATCATGTACGGTCCCCAGGCCGCGCTGTTCGCCGAGCTGTTCACGCCCGAGATGCGCTACACCGGCGCCTCCCTCGGCTACCAGATCGCGGCCGTCGCGGGCGGTGGGCTGGCGCCCTTCATGATGGTGCTGCTCCTGGAGGCGACGGGCACGTCGATGGCCGTGTCCGGGTACATCATCGTGCTCTCGGTGATCGCACTGGTGTCGATCAAGATCCTCGCGGACCGGGCGCGTGCGGCAGAGGCACAGGCCGGGCCCGAGACGAAGGCCGGATCAGCGGACTGA
- a CDS encoding DUF6234 family protein: protein MLLVEIPVAILLVLVSSVRGRGRADEQSGAPAMDWVPVLWLGGFTLGVLVVAVVFLCSAHPYAGAVQLLIAAMALLFAFTAWHKEYQRAHPAPLPTCPTRTGTPCAPPTPVTDR, encoded by the coding sequence GTGCTGCTCGTCGAAATCCCGGTCGCCATCCTGCTGGTGCTGGTGTCGAGCGTCCGTGGACGGGGCCGCGCCGACGAGCAATCCGGGGCACCCGCGATGGACTGGGTACCTGTCCTCTGGCTCGGCGGTTTCACACTGGGTGTCCTCGTGGTCGCCGTGGTGTTCCTGTGCTCGGCACACCCCTACGCGGGAGCGGTACAACTGCTCATCGCGGCGATGGCGCTGCTCTTCGCTTTCACGGCCTGGCACAAGGAGTACCAGCGCGCCCACCCGGCCCCACTCCCGACCTGCCCGACGAGGACCGGGACGCCCTGCGCCCCACCGACCCCCGTAACCGACCGGTAG
- a CDS encoding YiaA/YiaB family inner membrane protein, producing the protein MSDTPGKPQNTAAFYGQAVASFAVAMAATAIGIYQLSADAWVRAFLAIAVLYLVTSSFTLAKVIRDRQDGAAPSYAPFEKR; encoded by the coding sequence ATGAGTGACACACCGGGCAAGCCGCAGAACACGGCCGCCTTCTACGGCCAGGCCGTCGCCTCCTTCGCCGTCGCCATGGCGGCCACCGCGATCGGCATCTACCAGCTGAGCGCCGACGCCTGGGTGCGGGCCTTCCTCGCCATCGCCGTCCTGTACCTGGTCACGTCCTCCTTCACCCTGGCCAAGGTGATCCGGGACCGGCAGGACGGTGCGGCCCCCTCGTACGCCCCCTTCGAGAAGCGCTGA
- a CDS encoding MaoC family dehydratase, translating to MAEPRIFTSVDDLKSAVGEQLGYTDWLDIDQKRIDLFAEATGDHQWIHVDPEKAAAGPFGTTIAHGYLTLSLLPLFGPQLIAVEGVKMGVNYGTNKVRFPAPVPVGSRLRATAAISAVEEVPGGVQVAVAFSVEREGGDKPVCVAESVARYYL from the coding sequence ATGGCAGAGCCGAGGATCTTCACGTCCGTCGACGACCTGAAGTCGGCGGTGGGCGAGCAACTGGGGTACACCGACTGGCTCGACATCGACCAGAAGCGGATCGACCTCTTCGCGGAGGCCACCGGTGACCACCAGTGGATCCACGTCGACCCGGAGAAGGCCGCCGCGGGCCCCTTCGGCACCACCATCGCGCACGGCTATCTGACCCTGTCGCTGCTGCCCCTCTTCGGACCGCAGCTGATCGCCGTCGAGGGCGTGAAGATGGGCGTCAACTACGGCACGAACAAGGTGCGTTTCCCCGCCCCGGTCCCCGTCGGCTCCCGCCTGCGCGCCACCGCGGCGATCAGCGCCGTCGAGGAGGTGCCGGGCGGCGTCCAGGTGGCCGTCGCCTTCAGCGTCGAGCGCGAGGGCGGCGACAAGCCGGTCTGCGTCGCCGAGTCCGTGGCGCGCTACTACCTCTGA
- a CDS encoding TetR/AcrR family transcriptional regulator produces the protein MSTAEETAGGEAQAWGEVTPDAARRLLIAAVEAFAERGYHATTTRDIAGRAGMSPAALYIHYKTKEELLHRISRIGHEKALEILRTASRREGSATERLAGAVSSFVRWHAGGRTTARVVQYELESLGPDARAEILALRRQVDGEVRGIIEEGARSGEFEVIDVHGTTLAVLSLCIDVARWFNVDGPRTPEQVGELYADLVLRMVGAQGPAA, from the coding sequence ATGAGTACGGCGGAGGAGACGGCCGGCGGCGAGGCGCAGGCGTGGGGCGAGGTCACGCCCGACGCGGCGCGGCGGCTGCTGATCGCCGCGGTGGAGGCCTTCGCCGAGCGCGGCTACCACGCCACGACGACCCGCGACATCGCGGGCCGCGCCGGAATGAGCCCGGCCGCGCTCTACATCCACTACAAGACCAAGGAAGAGCTGCTGCACCGCATCAGCAGGATCGGGCACGAGAAGGCCCTGGAGATCCTGCGGACGGCGTCCCGCCGCGAGGGCAGTGCCACCGAGCGGCTCGCCGGCGCGGTGAGTTCCTTCGTCCGCTGGCATGCGGGCGGGCGGACCACCGCGCGGGTCGTGCAGTACGAGCTCGAATCGCTCGGACCCGACGCCCGCGCCGAGATCCTCGCACTGCGCCGCCAGGTCGACGGCGAGGTGCGCGGGATCATCGAGGAGGGCGCGCGGTCGGGCGAGTTCGAGGTCATCGACGTGCACGGCACCACGCTGGCCGTGCTGTCGCTCTGCATCGACGTGGCGCGGTGGTTCAACGTCGACGGTCCCCGGACGCCGGAGCAGGTCGGCGAGCTGTACGCCGACCTCGTGCTGCGCATGGTCGGGGCCCAGGGCCCGGCCGCCTGA
- a CDS encoding Zn-dependent alcohol dehydrogenase, translated as MAVRAAVLPAIGSPLEITGIELPDPGPGQVRVRLAAAGVCHSDLSLSDGTMRVPVPAVLGHEGAGTVVSVGEGVDHVSPGDGVVLNWAPSCGACHACSLGEVWLCANALTGAAAVYARTTEGTDLHPGLNVAAFAEETVVSASCVLPVPDGVPLTDAALLGCAVLTGYGAVHHSARVRQGETVAVFGVGGVGLAALQAARIAGASKIVAVDVSAEKEELARAAGATDYVVASDTTAREIRGLTGKQGVDVAVECAGRAVTIRTAWDSTRRGGRTTVVGIGGKDQQVTFNALEIFHWGRTLSGCVYGNSDPARDLPVLAGHIRAGRLDLSALVTEHISLDGIPAAFENMLAGKGGRALVVF; from the coding sequence ATGGCTGTCCGCGCCGCCGTCCTGCCCGCCATCGGCTCCCCGCTGGAGATCACCGGCATCGAGCTGCCCGACCCCGGACCCGGCCAGGTCCGCGTCCGGCTCGCCGCGGCCGGGGTCTGCCACTCCGACCTGTCCCTGTCCGACGGCACGATGCGCGTGCCCGTTCCGGCCGTCCTCGGGCACGAGGGCGCCGGTACGGTCGTCTCCGTCGGGGAGGGCGTCGATCACGTCTCACCCGGCGACGGCGTCGTCCTCAACTGGGCCCCCTCCTGCGGCGCCTGCCACGCCTGCTCGCTCGGCGAGGTGTGGCTGTGCGCCAACGCCCTCACCGGCGCCGCCGCCGTCTACGCCCGCACCACCGAGGGCACCGACCTCCACCCCGGCCTGAACGTCGCCGCGTTCGCCGAGGAGACGGTCGTCTCCGCCTCCTGCGTCCTGCCGGTCCCGGACGGCGTCCCGCTCACCGACGCGGCCCTGCTCGGCTGCGCCGTCCTCACCGGCTACGGCGCCGTCCACCACTCGGCCCGGGTCCGGCAGGGCGAGACCGTCGCGGTGTTCGGCGTCGGGGGAGTGGGCCTCGCCGCCCTCCAGGCCGCCCGGATCGCGGGCGCCTCGAAGATCGTCGCGGTGGACGTGTCCGCCGAGAAGGAGGAACTGGCCAGGGCGGCCGGCGCCACCGACTACGTCGTCGCCTCCGACACCACTGCCCGCGAGATCCGCGGCCTCACCGGCAAGCAGGGCGTCGACGTCGCCGTGGAGTGCGCAGGCCGCGCGGTCACCATCCGCACGGCCTGGGACTCCACCCGCCGCGGCGGCCGCACCACGGTCGTCGGCATCGGCGGCAAGGACCAGCAGGTCACCTTCAACGCCCTGGAGATCTTCCACTGGGGCCGCACCCTCTCCGGCTGCGTCTACGGCAACTCCGACCCGGCCCGTGACCTCCCCGTCCTGGCCGGACACATCCGGGCGGGCCGCCTCGACCTGAGCGCGCTGGTGACGGAACACATCTCCCTGGACGGCATCCCGGCCGCCTTCGAGAACATGCTGGCGGGCAAGGGCGGCCGGGCCCTGGTCGTCTTCTAG
- the soxR gene encoding redox-sensitive transcriptional activator SoxR — protein sequence MPQIPEKIHELTVGQLAARSGAAVSALHFYESKGLISSRRTAGNQRRYSRDTLRRVAFIRAAQRVGIPLATIRDALAELPEERTPTREDWAHLSEVWRTELEERIKQLNRLRDHLTDCISCGCLSLDNCVLSNPDDVFGERLTGSRLLVDRGGR from the coding sequence GTGCCCCAGATCCCAGAGAAGATCCATGAGCTCACGGTCGGCCAGCTCGCGGCGCGCAGCGGCGCCGCCGTTTCGGCCCTGCACTTCTACGAGTCCAAGGGCCTGATCAGCAGTCGCCGCACGGCGGGCAACCAGCGCCGCTACTCCCGCGACACGCTCCGCCGGGTCGCCTTCATCCGGGCCGCGCAACGGGTCGGCATCCCCCTGGCGACGATCCGCGACGCACTCGCCGAACTACCCGAGGAGCGCACCCCCACCCGGGAGGACTGGGCGCACCTCTCCGAGGTCTGGCGCACCGAACTGGAAGAACGCATCAAGCAGCTGAACCGTCTCAGGGATCACCTCACCGACTGCATCAGCTGCGGCTGCCTCTCCCTGGACAACTGCGTCCTGTCCAACCCGGACGACGTCTTCGGTGAACGCCTCACGGGCTCGCGCCTGCTGGTCGACCGAGGTGGCCGGTAG
- a CDS encoding DMT family transporter: protein MPNTSPSPSGRRAELLAAGAAAVTVVLWASAFVSIRSAGDAYSPGALALGRLLAGALTLGVICLLRREGVPPRSAWRGIALSGLLWFGFYMVALNWGEQQVDAGTAALVVNTGPILIALLGARLLGDPMPPRLLAGMAVSFAGAVTVGLSMSGEGGSSVLGVVLCLLAAVAYAGGVVAQKPALGSASPLQVTTFGCLVGAVLCLPFAGQLVQEAGDAPASATLNMLYLGVFPTALAFTTWAYALSRTTASRMGATTYAAPALVVLMSWLFLGEVPGLLTLVGGVLCLAGVAVSRSRSRAAARGTAPGAVPEPRPEQAGDSVR, encoded by the coding sequence ATGCCGAACACCTCCCCGTCCCCTTCCGGCCGCCGGGCGGAACTGCTCGCCGCGGGCGCGGCGGCGGTCACCGTCGTGCTGTGGGCGTCCGCCTTCGTCTCGATCCGCAGTGCCGGTGACGCGTACTCACCGGGCGCGCTGGCGCTCGGGCGGCTGCTGGCCGGGGCGCTGACGCTGGGGGTGATCTGCCTGCTGCGGCGGGAAGGGGTGCCGCCGCGCTCGGCCTGGCGCGGGATCGCGCTATCGGGGCTGCTGTGGTTCGGCTTCTACATGGTCGCCCTCAACTGGGGAGAACAGCAGGTCGACGCGGGTACGGCCGCCCTGGTCGTGAACACCGGGCCGATCCTGATCGCGCTGCTCGGTGCCCGGCTGCTCGGCGACCCGATGCCGCCGCGGCTGCTGGCGGGGATGGCCGTGTCGTTCGCCGGTGCCGTGACGGTGGGCCTGTCGATGTCGGGCGAGGGCGGGTCCTCGGTGCTGGGGGTGGTGCTGTGCCTGCTGGCGGCGGTCGCGTACGCCGGTGGCGTCGTGGCGCAGAAGCCGGCGCTGGGCTCGGCGAGCCCCTTGCAGGTGACGACGTTCGGGTGCCTGGTCGGCGCGGTGCTGTGCCTGCCGTTCGCGGGACAGCTCGTCCAGGAGGCCGGTGACGCCCCGGCCTCCGCGACGCTCAACATGCTCTACCTGGGCGTCTTCCCGACCGCCCTCGCCTTCACGACGTGGGCGTACGCGCTGTCCCGGACGACCGCGAGCCGGATGGGCGCGACGACGTACGCGGCGCCCGCGCTGGTCGTGCTGATGTCGTGGCTGTTCCTCGGCGAGGTGCCGGGACTGCTCACGCTGGTGGGCGGCGTGCTGTGCCTGGCCGGGGTGGCGGTGTCCCGGTCGCGGTCGAGGGCCGCGGCCCGGGGCACGGCTCCGGGAGCGGTTCCGGAGCCGCGGCCCGAGCAGGCCGGGGACTCAGTCCGCTGA
- a CDS encoding aldehyde dehydrogenase family protein, which produces MKAHDGMYIDGAWRPAAGQDVIEVVNPVDEQVIGTVPAGTAEDVDAAVRAARAALPDWAATPPAERAARLSALRDVLVTRADEIAETVTAELGSPLKFSQAVHAGVPIAVAGSYAELAATYAFEEKTGNSVVHHEPVGVVAAITPWNYPLHQIVAKVAPALAAGCTVVVKPAEDTPLVARLFADAVHEAGIPAGVFNLVTGLGPVAGQALAEHPGVDLVSFTGSTAVGRQIAAIAAGQVKKVALELGGKSANVILPSADLAKAVNVGVANVMSNSGQTCSAWTRMLVHRDRYDEAVELAAAAAAKYGDRIGPVVNAKQQDRVRGYIEKGVAEGARLVAGGPEAPREQGYFVAPTVFADVTPDMTIAQEEIFGPVLSILTYEDEEDALRIANGTVYGLAGAVWAGDEAEAVAFARRMETGQVDINGGRFNPLAPFGGYKQSGVGRELGVHGLAEYLQTKSLQF; this is translated from the coding sequence ATGAAGGCACACGACGGCATGTACATCGACGGCGCCTGGCGCCCCGCCGCCGGCCAGGACGTGATCGAGGTCGTGAACCCGGTCGACGAGCAGGTCATCGGCACGGTCCCGGCGGGCACCGCAGAGGACGTCGACGCCGCCGTACGGGCCGCCCGCGCCGCCCTGCCGGACTGGGCCGCGACCCCGCCCGCCGAGCGCGCGGCGCGCCTGAGCGCCCTGCGGGACGTGCTCGTGACCCGTGCCGACGAGATCGCCGAGACCGTCACGGCCGAACTCGGCTCCCCGCTGAAGTTCTCGCAGGCCGTCCACGCCGGCGTGCCGATCGCGGTGGCGGGCTCCTACGCCGAGCTGGCGGCGACGTACGCCTTCGAGGAGAAGACCGGCAACTCGGTCGTGCACCACGAGCCGGTCGGTGTCGTGGCCGCGATCACCCCCTGGAACTACCCGCTGCACCAGATCGTCGCCAAGGTCGCCCCGGCCCTCGCGGCCGGCTGCACGGTCGTGGTGAAGCCCGCCGAGGACACCCCCCTGGTCGCCCGGCTGTTCGCCGACGCCGTGCACGAGGCCGGGATCCCGGCGGGCGTCTTCAACCTGGTCACCGGCCTCGGCCCGGTCGCGGGGCAGGCCCTTGCCGAGCACCCAGGCGTCGACCTGGTCTCCTTCACCGGCTCCACCGCCGTCGGCCGGCAGATCGCCGCGATCGCCGCCGGGCAGGTCAAGAAGGTCGCCCTCGAACTGGGCGGCAAGTCCGCCAACGTCATCCTCCCGAGCGCCGACCTGGCCAAGGCGGTCAACGTCGGTGTCGCCAACGTCATGTCCAACTCCGGGCAGACGTGCAGCGCCTGGACGCGGATGCTGGTCCACCGCGACCGGTACGACGAGGCGGTCGAGCTCGCCGCTGCCGCCGCCGCCAAGTACGGCGACCGCATCGGTCCGGTCGTCAACGCCAAGCAGCAGGACCGGGTGCGCGGCTACATCGAGAAGGGCGTGGCGGAAGGCGCCCGCCTGGTCGCCGGCGGGCCCGAAGCCCCGCGCGAGCAGGGTTACTTCGTCGCCCCGACCGTCTTCGCGGACGTCACGCCGGACATGACCATCGCCCAGGAGGAGATCTTCGGCCCGGTCCTGTCGATCCTGACGTACGAGGACGAGGAGGACGCCCTGCGCATCGCCAACGGCACGGTCTACGGCCTGGCCGGCGCCGTCTGGGCCGGTGACGAGGCCGAGGCGGTGGCGTTCGCGCGCCGCATGGAGACCGGCCAGGTCGACATCAACGGCGGCCGCTTCAACCCGCTCGCGCCCTTCGGCGGCTACAAGCAGTCCGGCGTGGGCCGAGAACTCGGCGTGCACGGCCTGGCCGAGTACCTCCAGACCAAGTCCCTCCAGTTCTAG
- a CDS encoding acyl-CoA dehydrogenase family protein: MNLELSEEQSAVRRLARDFTEREITPHVVAWDRAEEVDRAIVKKLGEVGFLGLTIDEEYGGSGGDHLAYCLVTEELGRGDSSVRGIVSVSLGLVAKTVAAYGSEEQKRRWLPGLTSGASVGCFGLTEPGTGSDAGSLATRAVRDGGDYVLNGTKTFITNGTWADVVLLFARSTDAPGHKGVSAFLVPTDTPGLTRRTIHGKLGLRGQATAELSLEDVRVPASALLGEEGKGFSIAMSALAKGRMSVAAGCVGIAQAALDAAVRYAGEREQFGRTIAHHQLVQELLSDIALDVDAARLLTWRVADLIDRGQPFAVESSKAKLFASEAAVRAANNALQVFGGYGYIDEYPAGKLLRDARVMTLYEGTSQIQKLVIGRALTGVSAF, encoded by the coding sequence GTGAATCTGGAGCTCAGCGAAGAGCAGAGCGCGGTCCGGCGGCTCGCGCGGGACTTCACGGAGCGCGAGATCACCCCGCACGTCGTCGCCTGGGACCGCGCCGAGGAGGTCGACCGGGCGATCGTGAAGAAGCTCGGCGAGGTCGGCTTCCTGGGCCTGACGATCGACGAGGAGTACGGCGGCTCCGGCGGCGACCACCTCGCGTACTGCCTGGTCACGGAGGAGCTGGGCCGCGGCGACTCGTCGGTGCGCGGCATCGTCTCGGTCTCCCTCGGGCTGGTCGCCAAGACCGTCGCCGCGTACGGGAGCGAGGAGCAGAAGCGCCGCTGGCTGCCCGGGCTGACCTCCGGCGCGTCGGTCGGCTGCTTCGGCCTGACCGAGCCGGGCACGGGCTCGGACGCGGGCAGTCTCGCGACCCGGGCCGTACGGGACGGCGGCGACTACGTCCTCAACGGCACCAAGACGTTCATCACCAACGGCACCTGGGCCGACGTCGTCCTGCTCTTCGCCCGCTCCACGGACGCCCCGGGTCACAAGGGCGTCTCCGCCTTCCTCGTCCCCACCGACACGCCCGGCCTGACCCGCCGCACCATCCACGGCAAGCTCGGGCTGCGCGGCCAGGCCACCGCCGAACTCTCCCTGGAAGACGTGCGCGTGCCGGCCTCCGCCCTGCTGGGGGAGGAGGGCAAGGGCTTCTCCATCGCCATGTCGGCTCTCGCCAAGGGCCGGATGTCGGTCGCCGCGGGCTGCGTCGGCATCGCCCAGGCCGCCCTGGACGCGGCCGTGCGCTACGCGGGGGAGCGCGAGCAGTTCGGCAGGACCATCGCCCACCACCAGCTGGTCCAGGAGCTGCTCAGCGACATCGCCCTCGACGTGGACGCCGCGCGCCTGCTCACCTGGCGGGTCGCCGACCTGATCGACCGGGGGCAGCCGTTCGCCGTCGAGTCGTCCAAGGCCAAGCTGTTCGCCTCGGAGGCCGCCGTCCGCGCCGCCAACAACGCGCTCCAGGTCTTCGGCGGCTACGGCTACATCGACGAGTACCCGGCGGGCAAGCTGCTGCGGGACGCCCGCGTCATGACCCTCTACGAGGGCACGAGCCAGATCCAGAAGCTGGTCATCGGGCGGGCGCTGACGGGGGTGTCGGCGTTCTGA
- a CDS encoding TetR/AcrR family transcriptional regulator, with translation MCAMARPRKPLLSTDRIVETARALVDAEGLAAVSTRRLAAELGVSGPSLYNHFRTKDEILEAVADSVSGQVDLSMFQDGRDWRTALHDWAVSYRAALRDHPNIVPVLARGPGRRPAGLRLADAVYGAMVAAGWPPAQATSIGALMRYFVMGSALGSFAGGFVDDASAYDPADYPHLQQAHRLAEQQEKIDERAFETGLTALLDGLARQYEQVRRTA, from the coding sequence ATGTGCGCCATGGCCCGACCGCGCAAGCCCTTGCTCAGCACCGACCGGATCGTCGAGACGGCCCGCGCGCTCGTGGACGCGGAGGGTCTGGCAGCCGTCTCCACGCGGCGGCTCGCCGCCGAACTGGGCGTCAGCGGGCCCTCGCTGTACAACCACTTCCGCACCAAGGACGAGATCCTGGAGGCCGTCGCCGACTCGGTGAGCGGCCAGGTGGACCTGTCGATGTTCCAGGACGGCCGGGACTGGCGGACCGCGCTGCACGACTGGGCCGTCTCCTACCGGGCCGCCCTGCGCGACCACCCGAACATCGTGCCGGTGCTGGCCCGCGGCCCCGGCCGCCGCCCGGCCGGGCTGCGCCTCGCGGACGCCGTCTACGGCGCCATGGTCGCCGCCGGCTGGCCGCCCGCGCAGGCCACGTCCATCGGCGCGCTGATGCGCTACTTCGTGATGGGCTCCGCCCTCGGCTCCTTCGCCGGGGGGTTCGTGGACGACGCGAGCGCCTACGACCCCGCCGACTACCCCCATCTCCAGCAGGCCCACCGCCTCGCCGAGCAGCAGGAGAAGATCGACGAGCGCGCCTTCGAGACCGGCCTGACGGCCCTGCTGGACGGGCTGGCGCGGCAGTACGAGCAGGTGCGGCGCACGGCGTAG